The following proteins are encoded in a genomic region of Vulpes vulpes isolate BD-2025 chromosome X, VulVul3, whole genome shotgun sequence:
- the NKRF gene encoding NF-kappa-B-repressing factor isoform X2 translates to MEIKQHLYSPRLMEKILQMAEGIDIGEMPSYDLMLSKPSKGQKRHLSTCDGQNPPKKQAGSKFHARPRFEPVHFVASSSKDERQEDPYGPQTKEVNEQTHFASMPRDIYQDYTQDSFSIQDGNSQYCDSSGFIFTKDQPVTANMYFDSGNPAPSSTSQQANSQSAPEPSPSQTFPESVVAEKQYFIEKLTATIWKNLSNPEMTSGSDKINYTYMLTRCIQACKTNPEYIYAPLKEIPPADIPKNKKLLTDGYACEVRCQNIYLTTGYAGSKNGSRDRATELAVKLLQKRIEVRVVRRKFKHTIGEDLVVCQIGMPAYDFPPALKPPEELVVLAKDASGQPIFNASAKHWTNFVLTENANDAIGILNNSASYNKMSVEYKYEMMPNRTWRCRVFLQDHCLAEGYGTKKTSKHAAADEALKILQKTQPTYPSVKSSQCQTGSSPRGSGKKKDIKDLVVYENSSNPVCTLNDTAQFNRMTVEYVYERMTGLRWKCKVILESEVIAEAVGVKKTVKYEAAGEAVKTLKKTQPTVINNLKKGAIEDVISRNEIQGRSAEEAYKQQIKEDNIGNQLLRKMGWTGGGLGKSGEGIREPISVKEQHKREGLGLDVERVNKIAKRDIEQIIRNYARSESHTDLTFSTELTNDERKQIHQIAQKYGLKSKSHGVGHDRYLVVGRKRRKEDLLDQLKQEGQVGHYELVMPQAN, encoded by the exons ATGGAGATAAAGCAGCACCT gtACAGCCCACGCCTGATGGAAAAAATTCTCCAAATGGCTGAAGGTATTGATATTGGGGAGATGCCGTCATATGATCTGATGCTGTCCAAACCTTCCAAAGGCCAAAAACGTCACCTCTCAACATGTGATG GTCAAAATCCTCCTAAAAAGCAAGCCGGTTCCAAATTCCATGCGAGACCTCGTTTTGAGCCTGTACATTTTGTAGCTAGTAGTTCAAAAGATGAAAGACAGGAAGATCCTTATGGCCCTCAGACAAAAGAGGTAAATGAACAAACACATTTTGCCAGCATGCCAAGAGACATCTACCAAGATTATACTCAAGACTCTTTCAGTATACAAGATGGGAATTCTCAGTATTGTGATTCATCAGGATTTATTTTCACAAAAGACCAGCCTGTAACAGCCAACATGTATTTTGACAGTGGGAACCCTGCCCCAAGCAGCACATCACAGCAGGCAAACTCTCAGTCAGCTCCTGAGCCTTCACCATCACAGACATTTCCTGAGTCAGTGGTAGCTGAGAAGcagtattttattgaaaaattaacaGCAACTATCTGGAAGAATCTTTCTAATCCAGAGATGACTTCTGGATCTGATAAgattaattatacatatatgttaacTCGGTGTATTCAGGCATGTAAGACAAACCCTGAGTATATATATGCTCCTTTAAAAGAAATCCCTCCTGCTGAcatccccaaaaataaaaaacttctaaCAGATGGTTACGCGTGTGAAGTTAGATGCCAAAATATCTACTTAACCACAGGTTATGCTGGCAGCAAGaatgggtccagggatcgagctaCTGAGCTAGCTGTAAAACTCTTGCAGAAACGTATTGAAGTTAGAGTTGTCCGACGGAAATTCAAGCACACGATCGGAGAGGACCTTGTGGTGTGTCAGATTGGCATGCCTGCATACGACTTTCCTCCAGCTCTGAAACCACCAGAAGAGCTGGTGGTGCTGGCTAAAGATGCTTCTGGGCAGCCAATTTTTAATGCTTCCGCCAAACACTGGACCAATTTTGTCCTGACCGAAAACGCAAATGACGCAATTGGTATCCTTAACAATTCTGCCTCATACAACAAAATGTCAGTTGAATACAAGTATGAGATGATGCCAAATCGCACATGGCGCTGCCGAGTGTTTCTGCAAGATCACTGCTTAGCTGAAGGTTATGGAAccaaaaaaacaagtaaacacGCAGCTGCTGATGAGGCGTTGAAAATCCTTCAAAAAACACAACCTACTTACCCTTCCGTCAAAAGCTCACAATGCCAAACAGGCTCTTCACCCAGGGGATCcggaaagaagaaagatataaagGATCTCGTTGTTTATGAGAATTCTTCAAATCCAGTGTGCACGCTGAATGACACAGCTCAGTTTAACCGAATGACAGTTGAGTATGTCTATGAAAGAATGACAGGCCTCCGATGGAAATGCAAGGTTATCCTAGAGAGTGAAGTAATCGCAGAAGCAGTCGGAGTGAAGAAAACAGTCAAGTATGAAGCTGCTGGGGAGGCTGTGAAAACCCTCAAAAAGACCCAGCCCACTGTCATTAACAATTTGAAGAAAGGAGCTATTGAAGATGtaatttccagaaatgaaattcAGGGCCGCTCAGCAGAGGAAGCTTACAAACAACAGATCaaagaagataacataggaaatCAGCTGCTGAGAAAGATGGGCTGGACGGGTGGTGGTTTAGGTAAATCTGGTGAGGGCATTCGGGAGCCAATCTCTGTCAAAGAGCAGCATAAGCGGGAGGGGCTTGGTCTCGATGTAGAGAGGGTAAATAAAATCGCCAAGAGAGATATTGAACAGATCATCAGAAACTATGCCCGCTCAGAGAGCCACACGGATTTGACTTTCTCTACAGAGCTGACTAATGATGAGCGGAAACAGATACACCAGATTGCCCAGAAGTATGGTCTTAAGAGTAAGTCGCATGGGGTAGGCCATGATAGGTACCTGGTGGTAGGTAGAAAAAGACGGAAGGAAGACCTACTAGATCAGCTCAAACAGGAAGGCCAAGTGGGGCATTATGAGCTTGTGATGCCTCAGGCAAATTGA